Within the Thalassotalea ponticola genome, the region GCAGCCAATCACATTAATGCTACCGGGTAAATCAGGGGTAGGTAAATCAACATTGGCCACGCACTTAACTCAAGCGGACTTTGCGCTGTATTCTGATGAAATTATTGCCTTTGACCCAAATAACACGCTGTTTACCATAGGGCTACCCATTGCCATTAAAGCGGGCAGTTGGCAAGCCGTGCAACAGTACTACCCTGCGTTACCTCAACAACCCGTGTGGCAGCGCCTTGATGGTCGGCAAATAAAATACGTTTGGCCAAGAGAGTTTGTTAAGGGCAATCAACTGGCAAACAAGGCCAGTAAAACCATCATCTTATGCCCAAACTACCAACAGCATGCCGAACCCAGTATGGTGAAGCTAACCACTAGCGAGGCTCTCACCGTAATGACGCAAGGCGGTTATCAACTCGGCCACGAGCTTAGCAACCAAAGCGCCAATGACATTATTGAGTACTTTGACTCGTTAACCGCTTTTCAGCTAACGTACAGTACAACGGAACAAGCAATGGCTATGGTGAGTCGGTTATTGGCAAACGTTGCACCTAGCGAACAAGAACATCAAAACAACATACTAACGTGATCAATACAAAACCTGATAAAACTAACGCTACTGAAGCTAAACCTAATGAAGCAAGGCCAAATACAATGCTAGCAATAAGCCAACAGCTACTTGACGATATAAGCCAATGGTTTGATCACCGCGTCCCAGTATCCGCGAAGCTTATTAGCCGTTTACACCACGAACCAGATCTACTTGCTTTAATTGCCTTTCTCAACGAACACTGGTTATTAGGTGCCTTTGTTGACAGGTTAAAACAAGCAAACGTGTTTGTTCAGTTAGAGCCTGAGTTACAACACTATCTAGAGCATATCAGTGAGTTCTATCAAACACGCAACGAAGCGCTACAGCAAGAAGTAATAAACGTAGTTAGCCTATTGCAACAGGCTAACATTAACGCCATCGTATTAAAGGGCGCAGCGGGTTTGTTTAACCAAACCTTTGTGCCGTTATCAACCCGCTTTATGACCGATATAGATATACTGGTACCTAGCGACCAACAACAGCAGGCTATAGCAACATTACTCAAGCAAGGTTACTGGCAGGATAAAGACGAGCTTGATATTGCGGCAAAAAATCACCACCACGCACCGCCATTATCACGAGATAACAACGGCTTGTGTAACATTGAAGTTCACCAATGGCCAATTCAAAAACGCTGGCATGCTATATTGTCACCTGAGCAAGTGTGGCAAACGGCGAAACCTTTGCCATTAATAACAACTAAAGAGACTAATGACTTGAACTTGTGCGCATTACAATTGGCACCAACCGAGCAAATGATTTTAGCCATTGCCCACTGTGAACTATCGCACCGTGCCTTTTCTGAACAGCAAATTGATTTTAGGCAGTTGCACAATAGCGCTTGCTTAA harbors:
- a CDS encoding nucleotidyltransferase family protein, which produces MLAISQQLLDDISQWFDHRVPVSAKLISRLHHEPDLLALIAFLNEHWLLGAFVDRLKQANVFVQLEPELQHYLEHISEFYQTRNEALQQEVINVVSLLQQANINAIVLKGAAGLFNQTFVPLSTRFMTDIDILVPSDQQQQAIATLLKQGYWQDKDELDIAAKNHHHAPPLSRDNNGLCNIEVHQWPIQKRWHAILSPEQVWQTAKPLPLITTKETNDLNLCALQLAPTEQMILAIAHCELSHRAFSEQQIDFRQLHNSACLIKRFHNQINWQQVQRQFSQQQQLLPLQAHLLMVQKFFAQSTPINCQSPQAIEHLNRCVTDLIKRQGKISPWRMLKGVLQGYSKQHIDVMYGAVNYWQLSKGRLQHAKRHLKMLSKPDYLKAFINRLRQ